In Pseudobacter ginsenosidimutans, the following are encoded in one genomic region:
- a CDS encoding SusC/RagA family TonB-linked outer membrane protein: MSKTATNDRSAGSFLLTGKEDIRLWAPMLKVMKLLSFLLFIVCMTVAARPKAQTVSLSIKDAPMAEVFTAIKKQTGFEVAGNLMALKKARPVTVSVKDMPLETFLQLLFRDQPLTFRLDGQNIFLLEKPGGSPVNNKQGIEAEDLPPPTTDISGRILSAATGEAVASASILVKGQKSGTSSDRLGKFSLSGLTDNVVLEISSIGFKPVAIPLGKLLALENGKTLSIDKTIVRKTGSEFTFFLLAADVEMDETVVTAYGKTTRRLATGNIATIKGEEIQRQPVMGVLQALVGRVPGMVVSPSSGNAAAPVSVTIRGRNTINQYSVGDPLYVIDGVPFTFLNASKQTELLDVSTGIVQGGLTNTNGENPLFSINPADIERIEVFKDADATAIYGSRGANGVILITTKRAKAGPPRLDISVNYGLKFNQRYPKLLNTQEYLAIRKEALRNDGIIPDKFNAPDLVVWDSTKFTDWQRELIGTGNTLNVNVGIGGGNSQSSYSLSAAYVSQQEIMNNGGKNIRGNVNMNFNHSGLNQKFKLRLGNTISLTDSRAYALGNITALPPNAPDIYTEKGEFNFVPYRGQQTSIFPFSGLKVPSDSRTINLRSNMNVSYEILNGLIVSTLAGFNFSSNENIRITPGISQDTFYKTNPGAFYGRSANKGFSLEPQIAYATTIGKGRLQVQLIGTYNSLTTRGETIEGRNFANDALMKSYNNAGTRLISEGYKEYKYVSGAGILNYNWNNKYIVNLNLKRDGSSRFGPGKQFGNFYSVGASWIASEEGWLKDRLPSWLDFIKFRGSYGITGSDVGKDYEYLSRWGTASVLYSPLPLFKYNGMDAFHVLRPLAQDFHWESTRKSEISTSLAFFDYLFTLDISTYRNVSSDQLTEIPTPTYTGFDNTVTNWQAKVANTGLEINLEAKFIQKKDMSLSMRAGYSRNRNRLLDFPNLAQSHYKSSLKIGYPVNVEYLLKYTGIDPLTGSYTFEDLNKDGTINSGAGAIPSTYNDDRYIIMSRTRKYDLNGGLVFSYKGLMVTAGFEYVNTLQEDPYLSAVVGGMFNISLPSEISEKHWKNPGDQAKYPRYTTTPTGINKSPFNKSDGKYVNGSFFRMNSLAISYSLPQNWCKKVGMNNASFSIQTSNIFYITPYEGLDPEIKSGVYSTPIPRTIESSLRFSF, encoded by the coding sequence ATGTCAAAAACTGCTACCAATGACCGTAGCGCCGGATCCTTTTTGCTCACAGGGAAGGAAGACATACGGTTATGGGCTCCAATGCTTAAGGTAATGAAACTGCTTAGCTTCCTGCTTTTCATCGTTTGCATGACTGTTGCTGCGCGGCCAAAAGCGCAAACAGTATCGCTCTCCATTAAAGATGCTCCCATGGCAGAGGTATTCACTGCTATCAAAAAACAAACAGGTTTTGAAGTGGCAGGTAACCTGATGGCGCTGAAGAAAGCACGTCCTGTTACAGTATCCGTTAAGGATATGCCGCTGGAAACATTTCTTCAACTGTTGTTCCGCGATCAGCCGCTGACCTTCCGCCTGGATGGACAGAATATTTTCCTGCTGGAAAAACCTGGCGGATCGCCGGTAAATAATAAGCAGGGAATTGAAGCAGAGGACTTACCTCCACCCACAACCGATATCTCCGGAAGGATCTTGTCTGCCGCAACAGGTGAGGCCGTTGCTTCAGCATCCATCCTCGTGAAAGGCCAGAAGAGCGGCACCAGTTCCGACAGGCTGGGTAAGTTCAGTCTTTCAGGACTTACCGATAATGTAGTGCTGGAGATCTCTTCCATTGGTTTCAAGCCAGTGGCTATTCCGCTCGGGAAGCTGCTTGCGCTGGAGAACGGAAAAACTCTTTCTATAGACAAGACCATCGTTCGGAAGACCGGTTCGGAATTCACTTTTTTTCTGCTGGCCGCCGATGTGGAAATGGATGAGACCGTAGTAACCGCCTATGGCAAAACAACCAGGAGGCTGGCTACCGGCAATATCGCAACCATCAAGGGGGAAGAGATCCAAAGACAACCGGTGATGGGCGTACTGCAGGCCCTGGTGGGCCGTGTGCCGGGCATGGTGGTATCGCCATCCTCAGGTAATGCCGCAGCTCCGGTGAGCGTAACCATCCGCGGCAGGAATACCATCAATCAATATTCAGTTGGCGATCCGTTATATGTGATCGATGGAGTTCCCTTCACTTTTTTGAATGCATCCAAACAAACAGAGCTGCTGGATGTATCCACAGGAATAGTACAGGGAGGCTTAACCAATACCAATGGTGAGAATCCGCTATTCAGTATCAATCCCGCAGACATCGAACGCATTGAGGTTTTCAAGGATGCAGATGCAACAGCCATCTATGGGTCCAGGGGCGCCAATGGCGTGATACTGATCACTACAAAAAGAGCAAAGGCTGGCCCTCCCCGGTTAGACATCAGCGTTAACTATGGCCTCAAATTCAATCAGCGCTATCCCAAACTCCTGAATACACAGGAATACCTCGCCATCCGCAAAGAAGCGCTTCGCAATGATGGCATCATTCCTGATAAATTCAACGCTCCTGACCTGGTAGTTTGGGACTCTACAAAATTTACCGACTGGCAAAGGGAGTTGATCGGCACAGGCAATACACTTAATGTGAATGTTGGCATTGGCGGCGGCAATTCACAGTCCAGCTATTCGCTTTCTGCTGCCTATGTTTCGCAGCAGGAGATCATGAATAACGGAGGTAAGAATATCCGGGGTAATGTGAATATGAATTTCAATCATTCCGGATTGAACCAGAAATTCAAACTGAGGCTGGGCAATACCATTTCCCTGACCGATTCCCGCGCATATGCGCTGGGTAATATTACCGCTTTGCCTCCCAATGCGCCTGATATCTATACTGAAAAAGGTGAGTTCAATTTCGTTCCATACAGAGGACAACAAACTTCTATCTTTCCTTTTTCCGGTCTCAAAGTTCCGAGCGACAGCAGAACAATTAACCTGCGTTCCAATATGAATGTCAGCTATGAGATATTGAACGGGCTCATTGTTTCTACACTTGCAGGGTTCAATTTTTCAAGTAATGAAAATATCCGCATTACACCGGGCATTTCACAAGACACATTCTACAAAACCAATCCCGGTGCTTTCTATGGTAGATCAGCCAATAAGGGATTCAGCCTCGAGCCTCAGATCGCATACGCTACCACGATAGGTAAGGGGAGGTTGCAGGTGCAACTTATCGGTACTTACAATAGTCTCACTACCCGTGGTGAAACCATCGAGGGTAGGAATTTTGCAAACGATGCATTGATGAAGAGCTATAACAATGCAGGCACCAGGCTGATCTCGGAAGGGTATAAAGAATACAAATATGTTTCAGGTGCAGGTATCCTGAACTATAACTGGAATAACAAGTATATCGTTAATCTGAATTTAAAGAGAGACGGTTCTTCCAGGTTTGGCCCGGGCAAACAATTCGGTAATTTTTATTCCGTGGGGGCATCCTGGATCGCTTCGGAAGAAGGATGGTTAAAAGACAGGCTGCCTTCCTGGCTCGATTTTATCAAGTTCAGGGGAAGCTATGGTATCACGGGGAGCGATGTGGGCAAGGATTATGAGTATCTGTCGCGCTGGGGTACGGCCTCGGTTTTATACAGCCCGCTGCCGCTTTTCAAATACAATGGTATGGATGCATTCCATGTTTTGCGTCCGTTGGCGCAGGACTTTCATTGGGAGTCCACCAGGAAATCGGAGATCTCCACCAGTCTGGCTTTCTTCGATTACTTGTTCACGTTGGATATATCCACGTACAGGAATGTTTCCAGTGACCAGCTGACTGAAATCCCAACTCCCACTTATACGGGCTTCGACAATACTGTTACCAACTGGCAGGCAAAAGTGGCCAATACCGGGCTGGAGATCAACCTGGAAGCGAAGTTCATTCAGAAGAAAGATATGAGCCTTTCCATGAGGGCGGGTTACTCCAGGAACAGGAACCGCCTGTTGGACTTTCCCAACCTTGCACAATCACATTATAAAAGCAGCCTTAAAATAGGATATCCGGTGAATGTGGAATACCTGCTCAAATACACCGGCATTGATCCCCTCACTGGCTCCTATACTTTTGAAGACCTCAATAAAGATGGCACCATCAATTCCGGGGCCGGCGCTATCCCATCTACCTATAATGATGACCGTTATATCATAATGTCCAGGACCCGGAAATATGATCTGAATGGCGGGCTTGTTTTTAGTTACAAAGGTCTCATGGTCACTGCCGGATTCGAGTACGTGAATACATTACAGGAAGATCCTTATCTGAGTGCGGTGGTGGGAGGAATGTTCAATATTTCACTTCCATCTGAAATATCGGAGAAACATTGGAAGAACCCGGGTGATCAGGCTAAATATCCCAGGTACACTACAACCCCTACTGGCATCAATAAATCGCCCTTCAACAAATCCGATGGCAAGTATGTGAACGGATCATTCTTCCGGATGAACAGCCTGGCGATTTCCTACAGTCTTCCTCAAAACTGGTGTAAGAAAGTGGGTATGAACAACGCATCTTTTTCCATACAGACTTCCAATATTTTTTACATCACGCCTTATGAAGGACTGGATCCTGAGATCAAATCCGGCGTTTATTCAACACCTATTCCAAGAACTATCGAATCCAGTTTGAGGTTCAGTTTCTAA
- a CDS encoding RNA polymerase sigma factor — MDPNPQYSDKELLRRIALGDEQAFTSLFWRYKDRIYSTGLRLTGSTTEAEEIVQDVFVKLWTKRQDLTDIGNLEGYVYMMARNYTFNSLQRISKKIAGGTAGIEERDLDEVAADAILEEKELNELLFQAIRQLPAQQQKVYQLIKQEGFTKQEVADKLGISIHTVKSHFDAAVRAIRAFITARIELSLILIWLAEKNF; from the coding sequence ATGGACCCGAACCCTCAATACTCCGACAAAGAATTACTCCGGCGCATTGCCCTGGGAGATGAGCAGGCATTCACTTCACTTTTCTGGCGGTATAAAGACAGGATCTATTCAACCGGCCTGCGCCTTACCGGTTCCACAACCGAGGCGGAAGAGATCGTACAGGACGTTTTTGTGAAACTCTGGACCAAAAGACAAGACCTCACAGACATCGGTAATCTCGAAGGTTATGTTTACATGATGGCGCGCAATTACACATTCAACAGTCTGCAGCGTATTTCAAAAAAGATAGCTGGGGGCACTGCCGGCATTGAGGAAAGGGATTTGGATGAAGTGGCTGCAGATGCGATCCTTGAAGAAAAAGAGCTCAATGAGCTCCTGTTCCAGGCCATCCGTCAGTTGCCTGCCCAACAACAAAAAGTGTATCAGCTCATCAAACAGGAAGGGTTTACCAAGCAGGAAGTGGCAGATAAACTGGGCATTTCTATCCATACCGTAAAATCCCATTTCGATGCCGCCGTCAGGGCTATCAGGGCATTCATCACAGCCCGGATCGAGTTGTCTCTTATCCTTATCTGGCTTGCCGAAAAAAATTTTTAA
- a CDS encoding RagB/SusD family nutrient uptake outer membrane protein has protein sequence MQKLTAIYTCLFLFSGSLLLSSCRKLLEISPPIDTVTTGEMFANNKQAELAIAGVYSTLAHGTQITITSLIPDYVFSSGLSTITGSFSSDELLPPASATGEELRLAQNKINLGATAKTDALWKSAYKVIYDATAVIEGIEASTSAALIGSVRDQLTGEALALRAFSYFYLVNYFGDLPMVLTSDSKKILALKRSPVSQVYDQIISDLVKARSLLSSDFAFTGNEKIRVNKWFAEALLARVYLYTGRYQDAINSSTAVINQTGLFGLNQELSDVFLKNSREAIFQLKQTTDDAFLKNGTPEGLRLLFVPGQLPAPLFTLSEQLLNSFEANDKRKTVWTASHPPHQTPAKYKNGEGKEYYMVMRLAEQYLIRAEAIVRGTPGNAGAAVADLNLLRRRADLTELDNNLPAASVLDTIMHERRIEFFAEWGHRWFDLKRTGKAHEVLSAIPIKQPWAGDFQLLYPIPAPEIKNNALLEQNPEYDNF, from the coding sequence ATGCAAAAACTAACGGCAATATATACATGCTTATTCCTTTTTTCAGGATCGCTGCTGCTGAGCAGTTGCAGGAAGCTGCTGGAAATATCTCCCCCAATCGATACGGTTACTACCGGGGAAATGTTTGCTAACAATAAGCAGGCGGAACTGGCCATTGCCGGCGTTTATTCAACGCTGGCGCATGGAACGCAGATCACAATAACCAGCCTGATACCCGATTACGTTTTCTCTTCCGGTTTGTCTACTATTACAGGAAGCTTTTCTTCTGATGAGCTGCTGCCACCAGCTTCGGCTACCGGCGAGGAACTGCGCCTTGCTCAGAATAAGATCAACCTTGGCGCTACCGCAAAGACCGATGCATTATGGAAGAGCGCTTACAAGGTGATCTATGATGCCACCGCCGTGATTGAAGGTATTGAAGCGTCTACATCTGCAGCACTGATAGGCAGTGTAAGGGATCAGCTGACAGGCGAGGCGCTGGCGCTGCGGGCATTCAGCTATTTCTACCTGGTGAATTATTTTGGCGATCTGCCGATGGTGCTGACCAGCGATTCCAAAAAAATACTGGCGCTCAAAAGATCCCCGGTATCCCAGGTGTATGATCAGATCATTTCAGACCTGGTGAAAGCCCGCTCCTTGCTGAGCAGCGACTTTGCTTTTACCGGCAATGAGAAAATTCGGGTGAACAAATGGTTTGCCGAAGCCCTGCTGGCGCGCGTTTACCTGTATACAGGCCGGTACCAGGATGCCATCAACAGCTCTACAGCTGTGATCAACCAAACAGGTCTCTTCGGTCTCAACCAGGAATTGTCTGATGTATTCCTGAAGAACAGCCGTGAAGCCATCTTCCAGCTGAAACAAACCACTGATGATGCCTTTCTGAAAAATGGAACACCCGAAGGACTCAGGCTTTTGTTTGTTCCCGGCCAGCTGCCTGCGCCATTGTTCACATTGAGCGAACAATTGCTGAACAGCTTTGAAGCCAATGATAAGAGAAAAACGGTTTGGACAGCTTCACATCCTCCTCATCAAACACCTGCCAAGTATAAAAATGGAGAAGGCAAGGAATACTATATGGTGATGAGGCTGGCTGAACAGTATCTGATACGCGCAGAAGCAATAGTGCGTGGTACACCAGGCAATGCAGGTGCAGCTGTTGCCGATCTCAACCTGTTGCGCAGAAGAGCAGACCTTACTGAGCTGGACAATAACCTGCCTGCCGCATCTGTGCTGGATACCATCATGCATGAAAGAAGGATCGAGTTCTTTGCTGAATGGGGCCATCGCTGGTTCGATCTGAAGCGAACAGGCAAAGCTCATGAGGTATTGTCTGCTATTCCCATAAAACAGCCCTGGGCTGGAGACTTCCAGTTACTCTATCCCATCCCGGCTCCGGAGATAAAGAACAACGCTTTGCTGGAGCAGAATCCTGAATACGATAATTTTTAA
- a CDS encoding MutS-related protein yields the protein MYLQTDEQTIDDLRLFGKRDNSGVFDLYNHAHTRGGEALLKELFRRPLADRDAINKRSAIIQHFARTGLAFPFTGSMFDMAEKYMMADEPAKQGSQKGALSEKEIGNGVAAVIEMIQRTKIFIASKEVTYLQEYAAERNNIDLLLAEHAFNPVLKEQAKGKLSYTAIAAYDVLFRSQERDKIMKLLDHIYYLDVLLSVAKVAILRKFIFPKALDKGSGILNLEGVHHPELKDPVSNDMKMDASRNLVFLTGANMAGKSTFLRAVSIAMYIAHMGFPVAAKKMEFSVMDGIYTTINLPDNLGIGASHFYAEVLRVKQVATELSLKKSLFIVFDELFRGTNVKDAHEASVAVALSFAKKTDSLFIVSSHIIEAGEQLKELDNIGFLYLPTLMNGHMPEYTYKLEEGITDDRHGMIIIRNEGILETLNNGRKHAVR from the coding sequence ATGTATTTACAAACAGATGAACAAACCATCGATGATCTCCGTCTGTTCGGAAAGCGCGACAATAGTGGAGTATTCGATCTGTACAATCATGCGCATACACGTGGTGGTGAGGCCCTGCTGAAAGAGCTCTTCCGTCGTCCGCTCGCTGACAGGGATGCCATCAATAAAAGAAGCGCCATCATTCAGCATTTTGCACGTACCGGCCTTGCTTTCCCTTTCACCGGGTCAATGTTTGATATGGCCGAGAAATATATGATGGCCGATGAGCCTGCAAAACAGGGCTCGCAGAAAGGCGCTTTGAGCGAGAAAGAGATTGGCAATGGTGTGGCCGCTGTGATTGAGATGATACAGCGCACGAAGATCTTTATTGCATCTAAGGAGGTGACGTACCTGCAGGAATATGCAGCAGAAAGAAACAATATCGATCTGCTGTTAGCTGAACACGCTTTCAATCCGGTACTGAAAGAACAGGCAAAAGGAAAATTATCCTATACGGCCATAGCTGCTTATGACGTACTCTTCCGTTCGCAGGAGCGGGATAAGATCATGAAACTGCTGGATCATATCTATTACCTCGACGTGCTGTTATCAGTAGCTAAAGTAGCCATCCTACGGAAATTCATCTTTCCAAAGGCGCTGGATAAAGGTTCGGGGATATTGAACCTGGAAGGCGTTCATCACCCCGAGCTGAAAGATCCGGTGAGCAATGACATGAAGATGGATGCCAGCCGGAACCTGGTTTTCCTCACTGGCGCAAACATGGCGGGTAAGTCCACTTTCCTGCGTGCTGTGAGCATTGCGATGTATATAGCGCATATGGGTTTTCCTGTTGCTGCAAAAAAGATGGAGTTTTCGGTTATGGATGGGATTTATACAACCATCAACCTGCCGGATAACCTGGGCATTGGCGCCAGTCATTTCTATGCGGAGGTGTTGCGGGTGAAGCAGGTGGCTACGGAATTGAGCTTGAAGAAATCCCTGTTCATCGTGTTCGATGAACTGTTCCGGGGCACCAATGTGAAGGATGCGCATGAAGCATCGGTGGCGGTTGCACTGTCGTTCGCCAAAAAAACTGACAGTCTCTTCATTGTTTCTTCCCATATCATTGAAGCAGGAGAGCAACTGAAAGAACTGGACAATATCGGTTTCCTGTACCTGCCTACCCTTATGAACGGCCATATGCCGGAATACACGTATAAACTTGAAGAAGGGATTACGGATGATCGTCATGGTATGATCATCATTCGCAATGAAGGGATACTTGAAACGCTGAACAACGGCCGAAAACACGCTGTTCGGTAA
- a CDS encoding ABC transporter ATP-binding protein, translated as MSTVLKVENLSHRYSTAWAIRDISFEISQTGVIGLLGSNGAGKSTTMNIICGVLKQTEGEVYINGINKKDDPRLAKRQLGFLPQTPPLYFDFTVNEYLTYAADLRFIEKTAVKKAVAEAMDKTGIAHFSSRLIKNLSGGYRQRVGIAQAIIHKPSVVILDEPTNGLDPNQIIEARKLIREIGNEHIVLLSSHVLSEINLLCRDIIMIEGGRIVFSDSMDSFNNYLQPSSVLAVMENMPAEAELLKLRGVTKVEFLSGRQCRIYFAGADNITELVIAASMQHQWRLQEINLERSLLDDVFKQLSRQS; from the coding sequence ATGAGTACAGTGTTAAAAGTGGAGAACCTCTCCCACAGGTATTCTACTGCCTGGGCTATCCGTGACATCAGTTTCGAGATCAGCCAAACAGGAGTGATCGGATTGCTGGGATCCAATGGAGCCGGTAAATCCACCACCATGAATATCATTTGTGGCGTGCTGAAACAAACAGAAGGTGAAGTGTACATCAATGGCATCAATAAAAAGGATGATCCCCGGCTGGCGAAACGACAGTTAGGATTCCTCCCGCAAACACCGCCACTCTATTTCGACTTTACCGTGAACGAATACCTGACCTATGCGGCAGATCTGCGCTTCATTGAAAAAACAGCAGTGAAGAAAGCTGTGGCCGAAGCGATGGACAAAACAGGAATCGCACATTTCAGTTCCAGGCTGATCAAGAACCTCTCCGGTGGTTACAGGCAAAGGGTTGGTATTGCACAGGCCATCATTCACAAACCCAGTGTGGTGATACTGGATGAGCCCACCAATGGTCTCGATCCAAACCAGATCATCGAAGCGAGAAAACTGATCAGGGAGATCGGCAATGAGCATATCGTATTATTGTCTTCCCATGTGCTGTCTGAGATCAATCTCTTATGCCGCGACATCATCATGATCGAAGGAGGCCGCATCGTTTTCTCCGACTCGATGGATTCTTTCAACAATTACCTGCAACCTTCCAGCGTATTGGCCGTGATGGAGAATATGCCTGCTGAAGCTGAGCTGCTGAAATTAAGAGGAGTGACCAAAGTGGAATTCCTCTCGGGCAGGCAATGCAGGATCTATTTCGCCGGTGCCGATAATATCACAGAGCTGGTGATTGCCGCCAGTATGCAGCACCAGTGGAGGCTGCAGGAGATCAACCTTGAAAGATCCCTCTTAGATGATGTATTCAAACAATTGTCCAGGCAATCTTAA
- a CDS encoding MutS-related protein, which yields MSFNIDKQTLDELNLTGKFKSGSVYALFNKVRTSGGERLLDHMFRHPLEEATAINHRSSVFQYFQQADLNFPFDVQQISQMREYVDSTANPGVIRVLAQTFVKRVLAGLTRDERYKKSVQGLQATIVTVSKCYAFVEKLQSDKGPYADKILAMKELLSDKRLQKLREIDIYADMPLKKLAYYEHALKSSLQREMNELLQFIFELDVNIAVSAVARQKKFRYATALPPERNLFAVKGLAHPGIDGAIGNDLRMDTNSNVIFLTGANMAGKSTLMKSIGISLYLAHMGFPLAVNEMTFSVRAGLYSSINVADNIGLGYSHFYAEVVRVKQAAEAAATGKRLLLMFDELFKGTNVKDAYDGTLAITKAFAEYRDCLFIVSTHIIEVGEALRSQDNIQFVYMPTVMEGVKPKYTYQLQQGITEDRQGMMIIRNEGILELMD from the coding sequence ATGAGTTTCAATATAGACAAACAAACACTGGATGAACTCAACCTGACCGGAAAATTCAAATCCGGCTCAGTGTATGCACTATTCAATAAAGTAAGAACAAGTGGAGGAGAACGTCTGCTGGACCATATGTTCCGTCATCCGCTTGAAGAGGCAACTGCCATCAACCATCGCAGTAGTGTTTTCCAATATTTCCAGCAGGCTGACCTGAATTTTCCTTTCGATGTACAACAGATCAGCCAGATGCGGGAGTATGTAGATTCTACTGCTAACCCTGGCGTCATCCGGGTATTGGCACAAACCTTCGTTAAGCGTGTGCTGGCCGGTCTGACCCGCGATGAACGGTACAAGAAAAGTGTACAGGGGCTGCAAGCCACCATCGTAACGGTTAGTAAATGTTATGCCTTCGTCGAAAAGCTACAGTCAGATAAAGGCCCTTATGCAGATAAGATACTAGCCATGAAGGAACTGCTTTCTGATAAGCGTTTACAGAAGCTTCGTGAGATCGATATCTATGCAGATATGCCATTAAAGAAACTGGCATATTATGAACATGCATTGAAAAGTTCCCTGCAACGGGAAATGAATGAACTGTTGCAGTTCATTTTTGAGCTGGATGTGAACATTGCCGTTAGTGCTGTTGCGCGCCAGAAGAAATTCCGTTACGCAACAGCATTGCCGCCGGAAAGGAACCTGTTTGCCGTGAAAGGCCTGGCGCATCCCGGCATCGATGGAGCTATAGGGAATGATCTGCGGATGGATACCAATAGCAACGTGATCTTTCTCACCGGCGCCAATATGGCCGGCAAATCAACTTTGATGAAATCCATCGGCATCAGCCTGTATCTCGCACATATGGGATTTCCGCTGGCTGTGAACGAAATGACATTCTCTGTTCGTGCCGGATTGTATTCCTCCATCAATGTTGCGGACAATATCGGACTGGGATACAGCCATTTTTATGCAGAAGTGGTGCGCGTGAAACAGGCAGCAGAAGCCGCTGCTACTGGCAAAAGGCTGCTGCTGATGTTCGATGAACTGTTCAAGGGTACAAATGTGAAAGATGCCTATGATGGTACACTGGCCATTACCAAAGCGTTTGCTGAGTACAGGGATTGCCTGTTCATTGTAAGCACGCATATCATTGAAGTAGGGGAGGCGCTGAGATCACAGGATAATATTCAATTCGTTTACATGCCTACTGTTATGGAAGGTGTGAAGCCAAAATATACTTATCAATTGCAACAGGGTATCACGGAAGACAGGCAGGGTATGATGATCATCAGGAATGAAGGGATCCTGGAATTGATGGACTGA
- a CDS encoding FecR family protein, with protein MNERLSYLFQRLYTGNISPEEKEELYVLMQDPGNALEIKDLIQQTYSEPVKDVLPEQRSKDILQAILQTTPIEVPVVHSLPRRNWWRVAVAATIVLALAAWLLADRINQSANSPATKQIADIAPGKEGAVLTLADGTEVLLDTIRNGVVATQAGATATVVNGALQYEGMGEETLYNTMRTPKGRQYQLTLPDGSKVWLNAASSISYPVTFSERERRVKVTGEAYFEVMPRQKHPFVVNINDRAQVDVLGTAFNVNAYENEKGITTTLVEGAVRVRNTGSASEILSPGQQAAIGQNIFISDANIESVTAWTNGSFYFNQVRLEEIMRQIERWYDVEVVYEKGIPEVQLFGSVKRNLSLEGIIRGLKDMGVNLRLEPGRKLIVTAQ; from the coding sequence ATGAATGAACGGCTTTCATACCTGTTTCAACGATTGTATACCGGAAACATTTCTCCTGAAGAAAAAGAGGAGTTGTATGTGTTGATGCAGGATCCGGGAAATGCTTTGGAGATCAAGGACCTAATTCAGCAGACCTACAGTGAGCCGGTAAAAGATGTTTTACCTGAGCAACGCTCCAAAGATATTCTACAGGCGATCCTGCAAACCACGCCCATTGAGGTGCCTGTTGTGCATAGTCTTCCGCGGAGGAACTGGTGGCGTGTAGCGGTGGCCGCAACAATTGTGCTGGCCCTGGCTGCCTGGCTGCTGGCGGATCGCATTAACCAGTCAGCAAATTCGCCTGCCACAAAACAGATCGCGGATATCGCACCCGGGAAAGAAGGTGCAGTGCTTACATTGGCAGATGGAACAGAAGTTTTGCTGGACACAATCCGGAATGGAGTGGTGGCCACCCAGGCGGGAGCTACTGCTACTGTGGTGAATGGCGCATTGCAATATGAAGGAATGGGGGAGGAAACCCTGTACAATACCATGCGTACGCCGAAAGGAAGACAATACCAGCTTACGCTTCCCGATGGTTCAAAAGTCTGGCTCAATGCAGCCAGCTCTATCAGCTACCCGGTCACCTTCAGCGAAAGGGAGAGAAGAGTGAAAGTAACAGGTGAAGCATATTTTGAAGTAATGCCGCGGCAAAAACACCCATTTGTGGTGAATATCAATGACCGGGCGCAGGTGGATGTTCTGGGAACTGCTTTCAACGTGAATGCCTACGAAAATGAAAAAGGGATCACCACTACCCTGGTGGAAGGTGCTGTTCGGGTAAGGAATACCGGTAGTGCAAGCGAGATATTGTCGCCCGGGCAACAGGCTGCTATCGGACAAAACATTTTCATCTCTGATGCCAACATAGAAAGTGTTACTGCCTGGACCAATGGCAGCTTCTATTTCAACCAGGTAAGGCTGGAAGAGATCATGCGCCAGATCGAGCGTTGGTATGATGTGGAAGTAGTGTATGAAAAGGGTATTCCCGAAGTACAATTGTTTGGTAGTGTGAAAAGGAACCTGAGCCTCGAAGGGATCATCAGGGGATTGAAAGATATGGGTGTGAACCTCCGGCTCGAACCCGGAAGGAAATTGATCGTAACTGCTCAATGA